The following nucleotide sequence is from Pristiophorus japonicus isolate sPriJap1 unplaced genomic scaffold, sPriJap1.hap1 HAP1_SCAFFOLD_3575, whole genome shotgun sequence.
ggggagagagtgagggggggagagagagtggggggggggggagagagtgggggggggaagagagtgggggaggagagagtggggggggaggagagagtgggggggaaggagagagagtggggggaggaagagagtgggggaggagagagtggggggaggagagagtggggggaggagagagtgggggggagagaggtggggggggagagagttggggggggagagagtgggggggagagattggggggggagagattgggggggagagagattgggggggagagagatggggggggagagagattggggggggagagagattgggggggagagagattgggggggagagagattgggggggagagagattgggggggagagagattgggggggagagagatggggggggagagagtggggggagagagtggggggagagagtggggggagagagagtggggggagggagagagtggggggggagagagtggggggaggagagagtgggggaggagagtggggggaggagagagtgggggaggagagagtggggggaggagagagtggggggaggagagagtgggggaggagagagtggggggaggagagagtggggggaggaagagagtggggggaggagagagtggggggaggagagagtggggggaggagagagtggggaggagagagtggggggaggagagtgggggaggagagagtggggggaggagagagtggggggaggagagagtgggggaggagagagtgggggaggagagagtgggggggagagagtggggggaggagagagtggggggaggaggagagagtggggggggaggagagagtggggggaggagagaggggggggaggagagagtggggggaggagagagtggggggaggagagagtggggggaggagagagtggggggaggagagagtgggggggaggagagagtgggggaggagagagtgggggggagagagagtggggggaggagagagtggggggaggagagagtggggggagggagagtgggggggaggagagagtggggggaggagagagtggggggaggagagagtggggggaggagagtgggggggaggagagagtggggggagggagagagtggggggggggggagagagtggggggaggagagagtgggggggaggagagagtggggggaggagagagtgggggaggagagagtggggggaggagaggtggggggaggagagagtggggggggacgtggtggggggaggaggagagaggggggggaggagagagtggggggagggagagtgggggagggagagtgggggggaggagagagtggggggaggagagagtgggggggggagagtgggggggggggagagagtgggggggggggggagagtggggggaggagagagtgggggaggagagagtggggggaggagagagtgggggaggagagagtgggggggggggggagagtggggggggggggagagtggggggaggaggagagagtggggggaggagagagtgggggggggggagagaagtgttTAAACAGCTGCCGGATGGGCCTGGCGGTTAACAATTGCAGAAAGCGTTGGTGGTGCATATATTAAAACTTACTTATTATATACAGTTATGTCGGCCCGGCCTGCAGGGGATCGAAAAGTCATCACAACAGAACGAGGAGACAACTCCCCGGTCGCCGGACGGTCTGAGAGCGGCCCCCGGGCAATGTCCGTCCAGGGGTCTGGCCGCGCGCGGAGGCTGGAGGCAGGGAACGCAGGGGTCTCACCCCCAGCCCCCACCATGGGGGGCCCGGTCACTGCAGTACATCGAGGTAGAGCGGAGGGGACTTGACCAGGTGCTGGAGCCGGCTGTGTATCTCCTTGATGTTGAGCCTCAGCTGTGGTTCCCGGGGCCAGCAGCCCTGCATGATGTCGTACACCTCCCTGGGGCAGGTTCTCGGGCACTCCAGCTCCCGGCCCTGCGTGATGCACTCGATggcctgtggggggggggtggggtagatAGGCAGGGTGAGAAACAAAGTCGTGCATTTatatccctcagtaccgcccctccgacagtgcggggctccctcagtactgcccctccgacagtgcggcgctccctcagtactgcccctccgacagtgcggcactccctcagtactgcccctccgacagtgcggcgctccctcagtactgcccctccgacagtgcggcgctccctcagtactgcccctccgacagtgcggcgctccctcagtaccgcccctccgacagtgcggtgctccctcagtactgcccctccaacagtgcggcgctccctcagtaccacccctccgacagtatggcactccctcagtactgcccctccgacagtgcggtggtccctcagtactgcccctccgacagtgcggcgctccctcagtaccgcccctccgacagtgcggcactccctcagtaccgcccctccgacagtgcggctctccctcagtaccgcccctccgacagtgcggcgctccctcagtactgcccctccctcagtactgcccctccgacagtgcggtgctccctcagtactgcccctccgacagtgcggcgctccctcagtaccgcccctccgacagtgcggcactccctcagtaccgcccctccgacagtgcggctctccctcagtaccgcccctccgacagtgcggcgctccctcagtactgcccctccgacagtgcggcactccctcagtactgcccctccgacagtgcggtgctccctcagtactgcccctccgacagtgcggcgctccctcagtactgcccctccgacagtgcggcactccctcagtactgcccctccgacagtgcggcactccctcagtactgcccctccgacagtgcggcgctccctcagtactgcctctccaacagtgcagcactccctcagtactgcactgggagtgtcggcctagatttttgtgctcaagtccctggagtgggatttgaacccaccacctctgactcagaggcgagcatgcTGTGCACTGAGACACTAAAGGACACATTCTACATTTTGTTTTCTTCCCAGCCCAGCAGTTTATTTCCCCCTTCTGGGGGAATGGGTAACCCAGGCATTGGCTGTCCTGTGCAACCTCAACCAACTGCAATCCTCCAGGGGTCAGCTAAGATCCAGATACACAGTGAGCTGGTATATCCAGTAACAATGGATAGATGCACAAATACCCAGCCCCAGTGAGCTAACAACCCTTTgatgggcgagagaaagagagagagacagagagacagatagagagagtgagacagagacagagagtgagacagagtgcgagagagagagagagcgagagagagagagagagagagagagagacagagagagagagagagagagagagacagagatagagacagagacagagagtgagagagagacaaagacagagagagagagagtgagagagagagagagagagagagatagagagacagacagagagagagacagacagagagcgtgagagagagacagagagagagagtgagagagagacagagagagagacagagagagagacagagagagagcgtgagagagagagtgagagcgagagagacagagggagagcgagagggagagcgagagcgagagggagagggagagcgagagcgagagacagagggagagcgagagggagagggagagagagacagagacagagagcgagagcgagagggagagcgagagcgagagcgagagggagagggagagggagagacagagggagagcgagagggagagggagagggagagggagagacagagggagagcgagagggagagggagagagagacagagacagagagcgagagggagagggagagggagagacagagggagagcgagagggagagggagagggagagggagagacagagggagagggagagagagacagagacagagagcgagagggagagggagagggagagggacagagggagagggagagagagacagagggagagggagagcgagagggagagcgagagcgagagggacagagggagagcgagcggtGCTGACCTCGTTGTTGGACAGTTGGTACCAGGGCTGTTTGCCGTAGGTGAAGATTTCCCAGAGCACCACCCCGAAGCTCCAGATGTCGCTCTCGGTGGTGAACTTACGGTACATGATGCTCTCTGGGGGCATCCAGCGAATGGGGAGCATTGTCCGACCCCCGACCTGGGAGGAGGAGCACAAAGGTTAacgaaagaaagatcttgcatttatatagcgcccccgggacgtcccaaagcgccctaCAGCCAATgatgtgcagtcactgctgtaatgcaggaaatgcccaatttgtgcacagcaagctcccacaaacaatcgatgtgataatgaccccgaTCATTTTAGCGATAATTAAAACAGAAAGTGCCGGAAACGCTCAGCGGGTCGgagagcatcggtggagagagacagagtaaacGTTCGGGTCTGTTagttgggaagttatgctaaacctgtatcgaaccagaattagaccacactgggagcaccgtgcacagttctggtctccatatacctgggttagaccacactgggagcaccgtgcacagttctggtctccatatacctgggttagaccacacttggagcaccgtgcacagttctggtctccatatacctgggttagaccacacttggagcactgtgcacagttctggtctccatatacctgggtcagaccacacttggagcaccgtgcacagttctggtctccatatacctgggttagaccacactgggagcactgtgcacagttctggtctccatatacctg
It contains:
- the LOC139250246 gene encoding high affinity nerve growth factor receptor-like: MAAHGGQSPRQRRAWRSSTGPRGSQGPDATILVSGGEQPFGQLKLPQLLHVAKQIASGMVYLASLHFVHRDLATRNCLVGESMVVKIGDFGMSRDIYSTDYYRVGGRTMLPIRWMPPESIMYRKFTTESDIWSFGVVLWEIFTYGKQPWYQLSNNEAIECITQGRELECPRTCPREVYDIMQGCWPREPQLRLNIKEIHSRLQHLVKSPPLYLDVLQ